One segment of Larus michahellis chromosome 14, bLarMic1.1, whole genome shotgun sequence DNA contains the following:
- the SGSH gene encoding N-sulfoglucosamine sulfohydrolase isoform X1 — protein sequence MGPWALALLLGALRTGGAPAPARNVLLLLADDGGFESGAYNNSAIRTPNLDALARRSVVFQNAFTSVSSCSPSRASILTGLPQHQNGMYGLHQDVHHFNSFDSVRSLPRLLSHAHVRTGIIGKKHVGPEAVYPFDFAYTEENSSVLQVGRNITRIKALVRQFLRSQDERPFFLYVAFHDPHRCGHSQPQYGAFCEKFGNGESGMGWIPDWKPQLYRPEQVQVPPFVPDTPAARADLAAQYTTIGRMDQGIGLVLEELRLAGFLNSTLVIYTSDNGIPFPSGRTNLYRSGTAEPLLISSPEHTARWGQVSQAFASLLDLTPTILDWFSIPYPSYSIFGKKRVQLTGKSLLPALESEQPWATAFSSQSHHEVTMYYPMRAIQHQQFRLIHNLNYKMPFPIDQDFYVSPTFQDLLNRSRAGQPTHWNKTLHQYYYRDRWELFDCSRDPTESRNLAPDPRYAAVFQQLRTQLLKWQWDTADPWVCAPDAVLEEKLSPQCRPLHNEL from the exons ATGGGGCCCTGGGCGCTGGCGCTGCTGCTGGGCGCTCTCCGGACCGgcggagccccggccccggcccgcaaCGTGCTGCTCCTGCTGG CAGACGACGGTGGCTTTGAGAGCGGCGCCTACAACAACTCGGCCATCCGGACGCCCAACCTGGACGCGCTGGCCCGCCGCAGCGTGGTCTTCCAGAACGCCTTCACCTCCGTCAGCAGCTGCTCCCCCAGCCGCGCCAGCATCCTCACCGGCCTGCCCCAG CACCAGAATGGGATGTACGGGCTGCACCAGGACGTGCACCACTTCAACTCCTTCGACAGTGTGCGGagcctgccccggctgctcagcCACGCGCACGTCCGGACAG GGATAATCGGGAAGAAGCATGTCGGGCCCGAGGCTGTCTACCCCTTCGACTTCGCCTACACAGAGGAGAACAGTTCGGTCTTGCAGGTTGGGAGAAACATCACTCGAATCAAAGCGCTGGTCCGGCAGTTCCTGCGGAGCCAGGACGAGAG GCCTTTCTTCCTCTACGTCGCCTTCCACGACCCCCACCGCTGCGGGCACTCCCAGCCCCAATACGGGGCCTTTTGTGAGAAATTCGGCAATGGAGAAAGCGGCATGGGCTGGATCCCTGACTGGAAGCCGCAGCTCTACCGCCCAGAGCAAGTGCAG GTCCCTCCCTTTGTCCCAGACACACCGGCTGCCCGGGCGGACCTGGCAGCCCAGTACACAACCATCGGGCGCATGGACCAAG GGATAGGTCTGGTCCTGGAGGAGCTGCGACTTGCCGGCTTCCTCAACAGCACGCTGGTGATCTACACCTCCGACAAcggcatccccttccccagtggcAGGACCAACCTCTACCGCTCGGGCACCGCTGAGCCCTTGCTGATCTCCTCCCCGGAGCACACCGCGCGCTGGGGGCAGGTCAGCCAGGCCTTTGCCTCCCTCCTGG aTCTGACGCCGACCATTTTGGACTGGTTCTCCATCCCCTACCCATCTTACAGCATCTTTGGCAAGAAGCGGGTGCAGCTCACCGGGAAGTCTCTCCTGCCAGCGCTGGAGTCGGAGCAGCCCTGGGCCACCGCCTTCAGCAGCCAGAGCCACCACGAGGTGACCATGTACTACCCCATGCGAGCCATCCAGCACCAGCAGTTCCGCCTCATTCACAACCTCAACTACAAGATGCCCTTTCCCATCGACCAGGACTTCTACGTCTCGCCCACCTTCCAAGACCTGCTGAACCGCAGCAGGGCCGGGCAGCCAACCCACTGGAACAAGACCCTGCACCAGTACTACTACAGGGACCGCTGGGAGCTCTTCGACTGCAGCCGCGACCCCACCGAGAGCCGGAACCTGGCCCCTGACCCCCGCTACGCCGCCGTCTTCCAGCAGCTTCGCACGCAGCTCTTGAAGTGGCAGTGGGACACGGCTGACCCCTGGGTGTGTGCACCCGACGCGGTCCTGGAGGAGAAACTGAGCCCCCAGTGCCGGCCGCTGCACAACGAGCTGTGA
- the GAA gene encoding lysosomal alpha-glucosidase, producing MAGPPLAAALLALLVPAAAPSPGAAGCEVSPGDRFDCGPERLLSREGCEERGCCYAPAGPGPGPPWCFFPRGYPSYRTENLTATASGYTARLRRVAASFLPGDVGSLRLDLALETPTRLRFTLRDPARQRYEVPLATPRASGRAASALYEVQVNQEPFGLVVSRQCGGPVLLNTTIAPLFFADQFLQISTSLPSHFISGLGEHLTPLVLDTAWTRVTLWNRDMAPVPQVNLYGSHPFYLVMEDGGSAHGVFLLNSNAMDVLLQPSPALTWRTTGGILDFYIFLGPDPKSVVRQYLDVVGFPFMPPYWGLGFHLCRWGYSSTDITRQVVANMTAARFPLDVQWNDLDYADAKRDFTFNKKSFKDYPEMVREFHRRGLRYIMIVDPGISSSGPPGTYKPYDEGLKRGVFIRNATGQPLIGKVWPGPTAFPDFTNPETHEWWHDMVKDFHDQVPFDGMWIDMNEPSNFVEGSQDGCPNNSLEQPPYVPGVFGGRLQAGTICASSQQYLSSHYNLHSLYGLTEAIASHNALLRVRGKRPFVISRSTFAGHGRYAGHWTGDVSSDWEQLYYSVPEVLLFNLFGVPLVGADICGFAGDTSEELCVRWTQLGAFYPFMRNHNDHGARPQEPYAFSRAAQAAMRNALRLRYSLLPYLYTLFHRAHSAGETVARPLFLEFPKDPNTWAVDRQLLWGGGLLVTPVLEAGMTKVSGYFPAGTWYSLAGDSTIRSKGQWILLPAPLDTINVHVRAGHILPLQEPAFSTAESRKKGMALVVALTPDGFARGELFWDDGESWQTFEKGDYTEILFLATQGAVLSQLLRASAHLDGVLLEAVTVLGVTSPPRQVLANGALVGDFSYRSDTQVLRVPVSLPMWEQFVIAWS from the exons ATGGCGgggccgccgctcgccgccgcgctgctggcgctgctggtcCCTGCCGCGGcgcccagccccggggccgccggctgCGAGGTGTCCCCGGGCGACCGCTTCGACTGCGGCCCCGAGCGGCTGCTGTCGCGGGAGGGCTGCGAGGAGCGGGGCTGCTGCTACGCGCCCgccggccccggtcccggcccgCCATGGTGCTTCTTCCCCCGCGGCTACCCGAGCTACAGGACGGAGAACCTGACGGCCACCGCCAGCGGCTACACCGCCCGCCTCCGCCGCGTCGCCGCCAGCTTCCTGCCGGGGGACGTGGGCAGCCTGCGGCTGGACCTGGCGCTGGAGACCCCCACCCGCCTGCGCTTCACG CTGCGGGACCCGGCCCGGCAGCGCTACGAGGTGCCCCTGGCCACGCCGCGGGCGAGCGGCCGCGCCGCCTCCGCGCTCTACGAGGTGCAGGTCAACCAGGAGCCCTTCGGCCTCGTCGTGTCCCGGCAGTGCGGGGGGCCCGTCCT GCTGAACACCACCATCGCGCCCCTCTTCTTCGCAGACCAGTTCCTGCAGATCTCCACCTCTTTGCCCTCCCATTTCATTtctgggctgggggagcaccTGACGCCGCTGGTCCTTGACACAGCTTGGACCAGGGTCACCCTCTGGAACCGGGACATGGCGCCTGTG ccccaggtCAACCTCTATGGTTCCCACCCTTTCTACCTGGTGATGGAGGACGGTGGTTCGGCCCACGGTGTCTTTCTGCTGAACAGCAACGCGATGG atgtgctcctgcagcccagcccggccctCACCTGGCGCACGACGGGTGGGATCCTGGACTTCTACATCTTCCTGGGCCCCGACCCCAAGAGCGTGGTGCGGCAGTACCTGGATGTCGTTG GTTTTCCCTTCATGCCCCCATACTGGGGCTTGGGCTTCCACCTCTGCCGCTGGGGCTACTCCTCCACCGACATCACCCGGCAGGTCGTGGCCAACATGACGGCAGCCCGCTTCCCCCTG GACGTGCAGTGGAACGACCTGGATTATGCGGATGCCAAGAGGGATTTCACCTtcaacaagaaaagctttaagGACTACCCGGAGATGGTGCGGGAATTTCACCGCCGCGGTCTGAGGTACATCATGATCGTG GATCCCGGGATCAGCAGCTCGGGACCTCCCGGCACGTACAAGCCCTACGACGAGGGACTGAAGCGAGGGGTGTTCATCCGAAACGCCACGGGGCAGCCCCTGATCGGGAAG GTCTGGCCGGGCCCGACAGCCTTCCCGGATTTCACCAACCCAGAGACTCACGAGTGGTGGCACGACATGGTGAAGGACTTCCACGACCAAGTGCCCTTCGATGGCATGTGGATT gacaTGAACGAGCCATCAAACTTCGTGGAGGGCTCCCAGGATGGGTGTCCCAACAACAGCCTGGAGCAGCCCCCCTACGTGCCAG GTGTGTTTGGGGGACGCCTCCAAGCCGGGACCATCTGCGCCTCCAGCCAGCAGTACCTGTCCTCCCACTACAACCTGCACAGCCTCTATGGGCTGACTGAGGCCATCGCCTCCCACAA CGCGCTGCTGAGGGTCCGGGGCAAGCGCCCCTTCGTCATCTCGCGCTCCACGTTTGCTGGGCACGGCCGCTACGCTGGACACTGGACGGGGGACGTCAGCAGCGACTGGGAGCAGCTGTATTACTCCGTGCCAG AGGTGCTGCTCTTCAACCTCTTTGGGGTGCCGCTGGTGGGTGCCGACATCTGCGGCTTCGCGGGTGACACGTCCGAGGAGCTGTGCGTGCGCTGGACCCAGCTGGGCGCCTTCTACCCCTTCATGAGGAATCACAACGACCACGGCGCCCGG CCGCAGGAGCCGTACGCCTTCAGCCGGGCTGCCCAGGCCGCCATGAGGAACGCCCTCCGCCTCCGCTACTCCCTCCTGCCCTACCTCTACACCCTCTTCCACCGGGCTCACTCCGCCGGGGAGACGGTGGCGCGGCCCCTCTTCCTCGA GTTCCCCAAGGACCCCAACACCTGGGCCGTGGACCGCCAGCTCctgtggggcggggggctgctcgtCACACCCGTGCTGGAGGCAGGGATGACCAAAGTCAGCGGCTACTTCCCGGCGGGGACGTGGTACAGCCTCGCAGGG GATTCCACCATCCGCAGCAAAGGGCAGTGGATCCTCTTGCCGGCTCCCCTGGACACCATTAACGTCCACGTCCGTGCAGGGCACATCCTGCCCCTGCAG GAACCTGCCTTCAGCACGGCTGAGTCCCGCAAGAAGGGGATGGCCTTGGTCGTGGCGCTGACGCCGGACGGCTTCGCCAGGGGAGAGCTGTTCTGGGACGACGGGGAGAGCTGGCAGACCTTTGAGAAGGGGGACTACACCGAGATCCTCTTCCTGGCCACGCAG GGAGCCGTGCTCAGCCAGCTCCTGCGGGCGAGCGCCCACCTCGACGGGGTCCTGCTGGAGGCCGTGACCGTGCTGGGCGTCACCAGCCCTCCCCGGCAAGTCCTGGCCAACGGTGCCCTTGTGGGTGACTTCTCCTACCGCAGCGACACCCAG GTGCTGAGAGTCCCCGTGTCGCTGCCCATGTGGGAGCAGTTTGTGATCGCTTGGTCCTGA
- the SGSH gene encoding N-sulfoglucosamine sulfohydrolase isoform X2 produces the protein MGPWALALLLGALRTGGAPAPARNVLLLLADDGGFESGAYNNSAIRTPNLDALARRSVVFQNAFTSVSSCSPSRASILTGLPQHQNGMYGLHQDVHHFNSFDSVRSLPRLLSHAHVRTGIIGKKHVGPEAVYPFDFAYTEENSSVLQVGRNITRIKALVRQFLRSQDERPFFLYVAFHDPHRCGHSQPQYGAFCEKFGNGESGMGWIPDWKPQLYRPEQVQVPPFVPDTPAARADLAAQYTTIGRMDQGIGLVLEELRLAGFLNSTLVIYTSDNGIPFPSGRTNLYRSGTAEPLLISSPEHTARWGQVSQAFASLLDLTPTILDWFSIPYPSYSIFGKKRVQLTGKSLLPALESEQPWATAFSSQSHHEDFYVSPTFQDLLNRSRAGQPTHWNKTLHQYYYRDRWELFDCSRDPTESRNLAPDPRYAAVFQQLRTQLLKWQWDTADPWVCAPDAVLEEKLSPQCRPLHNEL, from the exons ATGGGGCCCTGGGCGCTGGCGCTGCTGCTGGGCGCTCTCCGGACCGgcggagccccggccccggcccgcaaCGTGCTGCTCCTGCTGG CAGACGACGGTGGCTTTGAGAGCGGCGCCTACAACAACTCGGCCATCCGGACGCCCAACCTGGACGCGCTGGCCCGCCGCAGCGTGGTCTTCCAGAACGCCTTCACCTCCGTCAGCAGCTGCTCCCCCAGCCGCGCCAGCATCCTCACCGGCCTGCCCCAG CACCAGAATGGGATGTACGGGCTGCACCAGGACGTGCACCACTTCAACTCCTTCGACAGTGTGCGGagcctgccccggctgctcagcCACGCGCACGTCCGGACAG GGATAATCGGGAAGAAGCATGTCGGGCCCGAGGCTGTCTACCCCTTCGACTTCGCCTACACAGAGGAGAACAGTTCGGTCTTGCAGGTTGGGAGAAACATCACTCGAATCAAAGCGCTGGTCCGGCAGTTCCTGCGGAGCCAGGACGAGAG GCCTTTCTTCCTCTACGTCGCCTTCCACGACCCCCACCGCTGCGGGCACTCCCAGCCCCAATACGGGGCCTTTTGTGAGAAATTCGGCAATGGAGAAAGCGGCATGGGCTGGATCCCTGACTGGAAGCCGCAGCTCTACCGCCCAGAGCAAGTGCAG GTCCCTCCCTTTGTCCCAGACACACCGGCTGCCCGGGCGGACCTGGCAGCCCAGTACACAACCATCGGGCGCATGGACCAAG GGATAGGTCTGGTCCTGGAGGAGCTGCGACTTGCCGGCTTCCTCAACAGCACGCTGGTGATCTACACCTCCGACAAcggcatccccttccccagtggcAGGACCAACCTCTACCGCTCGGGCACCGCTGAGCCCTTGCTGATCTCCTCCCCGGAGCACACCGCGCGCTGGGGGCAGGTCAGCCAGGCCTTTGCCTCCCTCCTGG aTCTGACGCCGACCATTTTGGACTGGTTCTCCATCCCCTACCCATCTTACAGCATCTTTGGCAAGAAGCGGGTGCAGCTCACCGGGAAGTCTCTCCTGCCAGCGCTGGAGTCGGAGCAGCCCTGGGCCACCGCCTTCAGCAGCCAGAGCCACCACGAG GACTTCTACGTCTCGCCCACCTTCCAAGACCTGCTGAACCGCAGCAGGGCCGGGCAGCCAACCCACTGGAACAAGACCCTGCACCAGTACTACTACAGGGACCGCTGGGAGCTCTTCGACTGCAGCCGCGACCCCACCGAGAGCCGGAACCTGGCCCCTGACCCCCGCTACGCCGCCGTCTTCCAGCAGCTTCGCACGCAGCTCTTGAAGTGGCAGTGGGACACGGCTGACCCCTGGGTGTGTGCACCCGACGCGGTCCTGGAGGAGAAACTGAGCCCCCAGTGCCGGCCGCTGCACAACGAGCTGTGA
- the CCDC40 gene encoding coiled-coil domain-containing protein 40 — MEEAPGVAAEGPRMEFSSAERDVIRVPSHLAVEATEAETGNDNEEEESVPLEDQEETFSPAERGVDGATELLEKSPETFSDKVELDSSRPELGDMEQPIPERGNPSRASPGAALQAPACSGELNSCTESESAFEHFGQLTGEHGDQRWEKEHQLRGAEEHEISRRSEETVEKTELVVLDPEHPLMRRFQAALRNYLTKQIEKVNLELRELRTATKKSKVQREELGVVLYGAQQQLAHLQMELEKSHDRRSQMATARQQLEEELEGLRLTHKQMCQNTDDERKKVSAMQTQVENLALHLFYVQNMDQDMRHNILLMKQSTKKAEAEKVQAEVEKKKQDLLVDRLTRKAYELQEQIALFEAQFVAQAEDTKVTRQAVNEACMEVQAINMEKKRLMNHWNSSLAGMKQRDEAYIATQDLLSKYRHDLKSLEMDIHGCRKAIRKEEEKNELLVTILSRSENNANTTKKLIAQCLSRQEALKVESGTYARVLHETEQALNRTKMDQAARLSELLSISKDIEKGTDAKERMENEIMAKVQDQMMSSKATKHFSQLAAKLQRRKTDLELHFSKVENDIAQVILNATHTNCRLTILQKTLCELDKEIKNVNDLISHSESEIAKCSLLIENKQGAISQYNKRLEMILSQQGGQELGPLEIEINKLTKQIEEYNSEVMTLQKYWLNQQKELVKLTHKREEQLASLDMLKKQITIMQQKKVRTENEIQQETKEQKDIERHMRNMSNDLIKLNVLINKNNNSFEELQHGNIITENEFVRALKAAEKESVEMQERHSQLMEEKERLLNSLVEAEHQIMLWEKKIQLAKEMRAAVESETGQGEIQAMRTEIHRMQVRYGQLMKQQEKMICDMEAFVSHREAIATRGEGQNKTEKKRITKGDFHRKKEEMRKKISETQKSAQDCNKTILELESTQASLSASFSEKQGELCRLQAEADGLDSDTESLRNEKRWNLLEIVAYQTRQKHLQALKEGKYAPLCRTAQAWSHEQQKLRERLRTINTIIRQVEQEHPQHQRPLQWLRQCLESRLGSREA, encoded by the exons ATGGAGGAGGCCCCCGGTGTGGCGGCAGAGGGACCTCGGATGGAATTCAGCTCTGCTGAGCGGGATGTAATCAGAGTTCCCTCACATCTTGCTGTGGAG GCAACAGAAGCAGAGACCGGGAATGACAATGAAGAGGAAGAGTCTGTTCCTCTGGAGGACCAAGAAGAGACATTTTCCCCAGCAGAAAGAGGAGTCGATGGAGCTACAGAGCTGTTG GAAAAATCTCCTGAGACTTTCTCAGACAAAGTGGAGTTAGACAGTTCTCGTCCTGAATTGGGTGACATGGAGCAGCCAATACCAGAGAGAGGAAACCCTTCCCGTGCATCTCCAGGAGCTGCCCTGCAGGCACCTGCGTGCTCAGGGGAGTTGAACAGCTGCACAGAGTCAG AGTCTGCCTTTGAGCACTTTGGACAGCTTACTGGTGAGCATGGTGACCAAAGATGGGAAAAGGAACACCAGCTGCGTGGAGCTGAGGAACATGAAATAAGCAGAAGAAGTGAGGAAACTGTAGAAAAAACGGAACTGGTAGTCTTGGACCCAGAACAT CCTCTGATGAGAAGATTCCAGGCTGCCCTGAGGAATTACCTTACTAAGCAGATTGAAAAAGTGAACCTAGAGCTTCGGGAACTG AGGACAGCAACAAAGAAGAGCAAAGTGCAGAGAGAAGAGCTCGGGGTGGTTCTTTACGgagcgcagcagcagctggcccaTCTGCAGATGGAACTGGAGAAGAGCCACGACCGCCGTTCTCAGATGGCCACAGCACGtcagcagctggaagaggaatTGGAGGGCCTCAGGCTTACTCACAAGCAAATGTGTCAGAACACAGATGATGAACGCAAGAAAG TTTCTGCAATGCAGACCCAGGTTGAAAACCTGGCCTTGCATCTCTTCTACGTGCAGAACATGGACCAGGATATGCGTCATAATATTTTACTGATGAAACAGTCGACAAAGAAGGCTGAGGCAGAGAAGGTTCAGGctgaagtagaaaagaaaaaacag GATCTTCTAGTAGACCGCTTAACACGAAAAGCCTATGAACTACAAGAACAGATTGCTCTGTTTGAAGCCCAGTTTGTGGCCCAGGCAGAGGACACAAAAGTAACTCGGCAAGCAGTAAATGAG GCTTGTATGGAGGTACAGGCTATTAACATGGAGAAAAAGCGGTTGATGAACCACTGGAATAGCAGCTTGGCTGGAATGAAGCAAAGAGATGAGGCCTATATTGCCACGCAAGACTTGCTGAG CAAGTACAGACATGACCTCAAGTCCCTAGAAATGGACATCCATGGCTGTAGAAAGGCgatcaggaaggaggaggagaagaatgaGTTGCTTGTCACCATCCTGAGCCGCTCGGAGAACAATGCCAACACGACAAAGAAACTGATTGCCCAGTGCCTTTCGAGGCAGGAGGCCTTGAAGGTTGAGTCTGGCACCTATGCTCGCGTTCTTCATGAGACAGAGCAGGCCCTCAACAGGACCAAGATG GATCAAGCTGCTCGTCTGAGTGAGTTGCTGTCCATCAGTAAGGATATAGAGAAAGGAACTGATGCCAAAGAGCGGATGGAAAATGAAATCATGGCAAAGGTTCAGGACCAGATGATGTCCAGCAAAGCCACAAAGCACTTCTCACAGCTGGCTGCAAAACTTCAGAGGAGAAAAACGGATCTG GAGCTGCATTTTTCCAAGGTTGAGAATGATATCGCCCAGGTTATTCTGAATGCAACTCATACCAACTGCAGGCTGACAATTCTCCAAAAAACGCTTTGTGAACtggacaaggaaataaaaaatgtcaacGATCTGATCAGCCACAGTGAAAGTGAGATTGCAAAGTGCAGCCTCCTGATTGAGAACAAGCAAGGGGCCATCAGCCAGTACAACAAGAGGCTGGAGATGATTCTTTCTCAGCAAGGG GGGCAAGAATTGGGACCATTGGAAATTGAGATCAACAAGCTGACCAAGCAGATAGAAGAATATAATTCTGAGGTGATGACACTACAGAAGTACTGGCTCAATCAGCAGAAAGAGCTGGTCAAGTTAACACACAAACGGGAGGAACAGCTAGCCTCCTTGGATATGTTAAAGAAACAGATCACAATAATGCAGCAGAAGAAAGTACGCACTGAAA ATGAAATTCAGCAGGAAACGAAAGAACAGAAAGACATTGAACGTCACATGAGGAACATGTCAAATGACTTGATAAAGTTGAATGTGTTGatcaacaagaacaacaacagcTTCGAGGAGCTGCAACATGGCAACATTATCACGGAGAACGAGTTTGTACGTGCTCTCAAG GCAGCAGAAAAAGAATCAGTTGAGATGCAGGAGAGGCACAGTCAATtgatggaggagaaggaaagactCCTAAACAGCCTGGTGGAAGCAGA GCATCAAATCATGCTATGGGAGAAAAAGATCCAGCTGGCAAAAGAGATGCGTGCAGCGGTGGAATCGGAGACAGGACAAGGCGAAATCCAAGCCATGAGAACGGAGATTCATAGGATGCAA GTCCGCTATGGCCAGCTGATGAAGCAGCAGGAGAAGATGATTTGTGATATGGAGGCGTTTGTTTCTCATAGAGAGGCGATAGCGACTCGTGGAGAGGgtcagaacaaaacagaaaagaaacgtATCACCAAGGGCGACTTCCACCGCAAGAAAGAGGAGATGAGAAAGAAGATCAGTGAAACCCAGAAG AGTGCTCAAGATTGCAACAAAACCATCCTGGAGCTGGAGAGCACCCAAGCATCCCTTAGTGCCTCCTTCTCGGAAAAGCAGGGAGAACTGTGCAGGCTGCAGGCTGAGGCCGATGGCCTCGATTCGGACACAGAATCTCTTCGGAACGAGAAACGATGG AACCTTTTGGAGATTGTGGCCTACCAGACGCGCCAGAAGCACCTGCAGGCACTGAAGGAAGGGAAATACGCTCCCCTGTGCCGCACGGCGCAGGCCTGGAGCCATGAGCAGCAGAAGCTGCGTGAGCGCCTCCGCACCATTAACACCATCATCCGCCAGGTCGAGCAGGAGCATCCTCAGCACCAGAGGCCTCTCCAGTGGCTCCGTCAGTGCCTGGAGTCCAGGCTGGGCTCACGGGAAGCCTGA